One segment of Fuscovulum ytuae DNA contains the following:
- the mscL gene encoding large conductance mechanosensitive channel protein MscL: MLNEFKTFIARGNVVDLAVGIIIGAAFTAIVNSLVGDLINPIIGLVTGGVDFSNLFIDLSGTDPASLAAARDAGAPVFAYGAFITAVINFLIIAWVVFLLVKAVNKLKEATAKKEAAEAAAAPAGPTELDILMEIRDALKK, from the coding sequence ATGCTCAACGAATTCAAAACCTTCATCGCCCGTGGCAATGTCGTCGATCTTGCTGTCGGTATCATCATTGGCGCGGCCTTCACCGCCATCGTCAATTCGCTTGTCGGCGACCTGATCAACCCAATCATCGGCTTGGTCACGGGCGGGGTGGATTTCTCGAACCTCTTCATCGATCTGTCGGGCACCGACCCGGCCTCGCTTGCCGCTGCGCGCGATGCAGGCGCGCCGGTCTTTGCCTATGGGGCCTTCATCACCGCCGTGATCAACTTCCTGATCATTGCCTGGGTGGTGTTCCTTTTGGTCAAGGCGGTGAACAAGCTGAAAGAGGCCACCGCCAAGAAAGAGGCCGCCGAAGCCGCCGCCGCCCCGGCTGGCCCGACCGAACTTGATATCCTGATGGAGATCCGCGACGCGCTGAAGAAGTGA
- the ald gene encoding alanine dehydrogenase, whose translation MKIGCPKEIKPQEFRVGMTPIAAREAVAHGHEVLVETGAGLGAGFADADYIAAGAAIAADAAEVFAKSEMIVKVKEPQAVERARLREGQVLFTYLHLAPDPEQTHDLLKSGVTAIAYETVTDDRGGLPLLAPMSEVAGRLAPQVGAWTLQKANGGRGVLLGGVPGVLPAKVVVIGGGVVGTHAARVAAGMGADVTILDRSVPRLRYLDDIFHGTVKTGYASAGLTADLVAEADMVIGAVLIPGAAAPKLVTRAQLKTMKPGAAIVDVAIDQGGCFETSRATTHQDPIYEVDGILHYCVANMPGAVARTSTLALGNATMPFMLALADKGWKRACAEDRHLLNGLNTHKGKLTYEAVGTALGLPSISGAEALAL comes from the coding sequence ATGAAGATCGGATGTCCGAAAGAGATCAAGCCGCAGGAGTTTCGCGTTGGCATGACGCCGATTGCGGCGCGCGAAGCGGTGGCACATGGGCATGAGGTGCTGGTGGAAACCGGCGCGGGGCTGGGCGCGGGCTTTGCCGATGCCGATTACATCGCAGCAGGCGCGGCCATCGCCGCCGATGCGGCCGAGGTCTTTGCCAAATCCGAGATGATCGTGAAGGTGAAGGAACCGCAGGCGGTGGAACGGGCGCGGCTGCGTGAGGGGCAGGTGTTGTTCACCTATTTGCATCTTGCCCCGGATCCGGAACAGACCCATGACCTGTTGAAATCCGGCGTCACGGCGATTGCCTATGAAACCGTGACGGATGACCGGGGCGGGTTGCCCCTCTTGGCCCCGATGTCCGAGGTGGCGGGGCGATTGGCCCCGCAGGTCGGGGCATGGACGCTGCAAAAGGCCAATGGCGGGCGTGGCGTGCTGCTGGGCGGGGTTCCCGGCGTGTTGCCTGCCAAGGTGGTGGTGATCGGCGGCGGGGTGGTCGGCACCCATGCGGCGCGGGTGGCGGCGGGGATGGGGGCGGATGTCACCATCCTTGATCGGTCAGTGCCGCGCCTGCGCTATTTGGACGACATCTTCCACGGCACGGTGAAGACGGGCTATGCCAGCGCAGGGCTAACGGCGGACCTTGTGGCCGAGGCCGATATGGTGATCGGGGCGGTGCTGATCCCCGGCGCGGCAGCACCAAAGCTGGTGACGCGGGCGCAGTTGAAGACGATGAAGCCCGGCGCGGCCATCGTGGATGTGGCAATCGATCAAGGTGGATGTTTCGAAACGAGCCGCGCGACCACCCATCAGGACCCGATCTATGAGGTGGACGGCATCCTGCATTACTGCGTGGCGAATATGCCGGGCGCGGTGGCGCGGACGTCAACGCTGGCTTTGGGGAATGCGACAATGCCCTTCATGCTGGCCTTGGCGGACAAGGGGTGGAAACGCGCCTGCGCCGAGGATCGGCATCTGTTGAACGGGTTGAACACCCATAAGGGCAAGCTGACCTATGAGGCGGTGGGCACGGCGCTGGGTCTGCCCTCGATCAGCGGGGCCGAGGCCTTGGCACTTTGA
- a CDS encoding Lrp/AsnC family transcriptional regulator, producing MSELDATDRRILTVLQKEGRITNAELSERVNLSPSACHRRTQRLEEEGFIAGYVALLDPRRLGRPTTVYVEITLQGQADELLDAFEREVARIPDILECHLMAGQADYLLKILAQDTEDFARIHRQYLSRLPGVRQMHSSFALRTVVQTTALAV from the coding sequence ATGTCCGAACTTGACGCAACCGACCGCCGTATCCTGACCGTCTTGCAGAAGGAAGGCCGCATCACCAATGCCGAATTGTCGGAACGGGTGAACCTCTCACCCTCGGCCTGCCACCGCCGCACCCAGCGGCTTGAGGAAGAGGGGTTCATCGCCGGTTACGTGGCGCTGCTCGACCCCCGCCGCCTAGGCCGTCCGACGACGGTCTATGTGGAGATCACGCTGCAAGGGCAGGCCGATGAATTGCTGGATGCGTTTGAACGTGAGGTGGCCCGCATTCCCGACATCCTCGAATGCCATCTGATGGCGGGGCAGGCGGATTACCTTTTAAAGATCCTCGCGCAGGATACCGAAGACTTCGCGCGCATCCACCGTCAGTATCTGTCGCGCCTGCCGGGGGTCCGTCAGATGCATTCCTCCTTCGCATTGCGGACGGTGGTGCAAACGACGGCGCTGGCCGTGTGA
- the rpsU gene encoding 30S ribosomal protein S21: MQVSVRDNNVEQALRALKKKLQREGVFREMKLKQHFEKPSVKKAREQAEAVRRARKLARKKAQREGAL; encoded by the coding sequence ATGCAGGTCAGCGTCCGCGACAATAACGTCGAACAGGCACTCCGTGCCCTGAAGAAAAAGCTCCAGCGCGAAGGCGTTTTCCGTGAAATGAAGCTTAAGCAGCATTTCGAGAAACCGTCCGTCAAGAAAGCGCGCGAGCAAGCCGAAGCGGTCCGCCGTGCGCGCAAACTCGCGCGCAAGAAGGCGCAGCGCGAAGGCGCCCTTTAA
- a CDS encoding COQ9 family protein yields the protein MESQQPPENAREAVLNAALSHVPFDGWSETTLRAAIADSGVAEGLARALYPRGGVDLAVAYHKDGDRRMVETLGMTDLSQMRFRDRIAFAVRTRLDLVEDRELVRRGTTLFALPQYAAEGAKLIWGTSDAIWTALGDTTRDLNWYSKRATLSAVYGSTVLYWLGDDSLGHQATWDFLDRRIADVMQIETLKAKIKDNPLGKALLAGPAKVMEKWRVPTVPDDLPGKMMDRFRQG from the coding sequence ATGGAAAGCCAGCAACCCCCTGAAAACGCGCGCGAAGCGGTGCTGAATGCGGCGCTGTCCCATGTGCCCTTCGACGGCTGGTCCGAAACCACCCTGCGCGCTGCCATTGCCGATTCGGGCGTGGCAGAGGGGTTGGCGCGCGCCCTTTACCCCCGTGGCGGTGTCGATCTTGCCGTGGCCTATCACAAGGACGGCGACCGCCGCATGGTCGAAACCCTTGGAATGACTGACCTTTCCCAGATGCGCTTTCGCGACCGCATCGCCTTTGCCGTGCGCACTCGGCTTGATCTCGTGGAAGACCGCGAACTCGTCCGTCGGGGCACCACGCTCTTTGCACTGCCGCAGTACGCCGCCGAAGGGGCAAAGCTGATCTGGGGCACATCTGACGCCATCTGGACGGCGCTGGGCGATACGACACGCGATCTGAACTGGTATTCCAAACGCGCCACCCTTTCCGCCGTCTACGGCTCCACCGTCCTATACTGGCTGGGGGATGACAGCCTCGGCCATCAGGCGACATGGGATTTCCTCGACCGCCGCATCGCTGACGTGATGCAAATCGAAACCTTGAAGGCCAAGATCAAGGACAACCCGCTTGGCAAGGCCCTGCTTGCAGGCCCCGCCAAGGTGATGGAGAAATGGCGCGTGCCGACAGTTCCCGATGACCTGCCCGGCAAGATGATGGATCGCTTCCGGCAAGGCTAA
- a CDS encoding NAD(P)H-quinone oxidoreductase, whose translation MELSHTMRAVEITEPGGPEVLKPCTRPVPVPGHGQIVIRVAYAGVNRPDALQRAGSYAPPANASPLPGLEASGTVVEIGPGVTRWSIGDKVCALLPGGGYAEYVTTPEAHALPIPEGLSLREAACLPETCFTVWSNVVMRGGLKAGERFLVHGGSSGIGTTAIQIAKALGARVFTTAGSDDKCAACEALGADKALNYRTGDFVAMMHDEGGAQLILDMVGGSYLPRNVKALATEGRLVQIAFLQGPKVELNFAEVMMRRLTITGSTLRPQSDLAKARIAAEVEAHVWPMIAAGKLRPVMDSEFPLQDAAAAHARMESSGHVGKIVLKVE comes from the coding sequence ATGGAACTTTCCCACACGATGCGCGCCGTGGAAATTACCGAACCCGGCGGGCCGGAGGTTTTGAAACCATGTACCCGTCCCGTTCCGGTGCCGGGCCACGGCCAGATCGTTATCCGCGTCGCCTATGCCGGGGTGAACCGCCCCGATGCCCTGCAACGCGCCGGAAGCTATGCGCCGCCCGCCAATGCCTCGCCCCTGCCGGGGCTAGAGGCGTCGGGAACCGTGGTCGAAATCGGCCCCGGCGTGACGCGCTGGTCAATCGGCGACAAGGTCTGCGCCCTCCTGCCGGGCGGCGGCTATGCAGAATATGTCACCACCCCGGAAGCCCACGCCCTGCCCATTCCCGAAGGCCTGTCGCTGCGCGAAGCGGCCTGCCTGCCCGAAACCTGCTTTACCGTCTGGTCGAATGTGGTGATGCGCGGCGGGCTGAAGGCGGGGGAACGGTTCCTCGTCCATGGCGGGTCGTCCGGCATCGGCACCACCGCGATTCAGATCGCCAAGGCGCTGGGCGCACGGGTCTTCACCACCGCCGGGTCAGATGACAAATGCGCCGCCTGTGAGGCGCTTGGCGCGGACAAGGCGCTGAACTACCGCACGGGTGATTTCGTCGCCATGATGCATGATGAAGGCGGCGCGCAGCTCATCCTCGACATGGTCGGTGGCAGCTATTTGCCCCGCAATGTCAAAGCCTTGGCAACCGAAGGGCGATTGGTGCAGATCGCCTTCTTGCAAGGCCCTAAGGTCGAGTTGAACTTTGCCGAGGTGATGATGCGCCGCCTCACCATCACAGGATCGACCCTGCGCCCGCAAAGCGACCTTGCCAAGGCCCGCATCGCGGCGGAGGTCGAGGCGCATGTCTGGCCGATGATCGCTGCCGGAAAGCTGCGCCCCGTGATGGACAGCGAATTCCCGTTGCAAGACGCCGCCGCCGCCCATGCCCGCATGGAAAGCTCCGGCCATGTGGGCAAGATCGTGCTGAAGGTGGAGTGA
- a CDS encoding host attachment protein, giving the protein MALLAKGTWAIVMDEERAIILENTGTVDRPHLQEVDRIEADPPAPYSDRPGRMHDVGKDHRSAMEMPDLDRIGGERLAAQVVGQLKKVAGTRPVMIAAAPQVLGAVRAELDRQDAVTGPGKINLLCTIPKTLTGMGPSKLPPILQAALDEV; this is encoded by the coding sequence ATGGCACTTCTGGCGAAGGGAACATGGGCGATTGTGATGGACGAGGAGCGGGCCATCATTCTGGAAAATACCGGGACGGTGGACAGGCCGCATCTGCAGGAGGTGGACAGGATCGAGGCGGACCCGCCGGCCCCCTATAGCGACAGGCCGGGGCGCATGCATGATGTGGGCAAGGATCACCGTTCCGCGATGGAAATGCCCGATCTGGACCGGATCGGCGGAGAGCGGCTGGCCGCACAGGTGGTGGGCCAGCTGAAGAAGGTTGCAGGGACGCGACCCGTGATGATCGCAGCGGCGCCGCAGGTTCTGGGCGCGGTGCGGGCGGAACTGGATCGGCAGGATGCGGTGACGGGGCCTGGGAAGATCAACCTGCTTTGCACCATTCCCAAAACGCTGACCGGGATGGGACCGTCAAAGCTGCCCCCGATCCTGCAAGCGGCGCTGGACGAGGTCTGA
- a CDS encoding ribonuclease T2, translating to MRVIFAVLVALAMTGAMTGVARAEGERAGDFDYYVMALSWSASWCALEGDARDDPQCDAGRGLDFVLHGLWPQYEDGWPSFCRTAERDPPRSMTSAQADLFGGAGAAFYQWKKHGRCSGLSASEFYDLARQARARVTVPEVFRGLARDIRLEADVVEDAFLAANQMLVPEDVVVTCRQGMVQEVRICLTKGLEFRACSGDVGRVCRGVIGMEAVR from the coding sequence ATGCGTGTGATCTTTGCGGTACTAGTGGCGCTGGCGATGACGGGGGCGATGACGGGGGTCGCGCGGGCCGAGGGCGAGAGGGCGGGGGATTTCGACTATTACGTGATGGCCCTGTCATGGTCGGCCAGTTGGTGCGCATTGGAGGGCGATGCGCGCGACGACCCGCAATGCGATGCCGGGCGGGGGTTGGATTTCGTGCTGCACGGGCTTTGGCCACAATACGAGGACGGCTGGCCCAGCTTCTGCCGGACGGCAGAGCGGGACCCGCCGCGTTCGATGACGTCGGCGCAGGCGGACCTGTTCGGAGGCGCGGGGGCGGCCTTTTACCAGTGGAAAAAGCACGGGCGCTGTTCGGGGCTCTCAGCGTCGGAGTTCTACGATTTGGCCCGGCAGGCGCGGGCGCGGGTCACGGTGCCAGAGGTGTTCCGCGGCCTTGCACGCGACATCCGGCTGGAGGCAGATGTGGTAGAGGACGCATTTCTTGCGGCAAATCAGATGCTTGTGCCGGAGGATGTGGTGGTCACCTGCCGTCAGGGTATGGTGCAAGAGGTGCGCATCTGCCTGACCAAGGGGCTGGAATTCCGCGCCTGCAGTGGAGATGTGGGCCGGGTCTGCCGGGGTGTGATTGGGATGGAGGCAGTGCGTTAA
- a CDS encoding DUF1013 domain-containing protein has product MTKPLMAKATAVWLVDNTTLSFKQIADFCGMHELEVQGIADGDVAAGVKGFDPIANNQLEQIEIERGQADPAYKLRLKHNLAAVGEEKRRGPRYTPLSKRQDRPAAILWLVKFHPELSDGAIGKLVGTTKPTIQSIRERTHWNINNITPIDPVALGLCRQTELDTAVQQAARRKASEGSVMSDDERRKLVSTEQSLGMSDDPKMPTGLEGLAAFTRREEEEKPADFSDAESFFNLPQSDDDDEDEEDDTRRR; this is encoded by the coding sequence ATGACGAAGCCCCTCATGGCAAAGGCCACCGCCGTCTGGCTTGTGGACAACACCACCCTGTCTTTCAAGCAGATCGCCGATTTCTGCGGGATGCACGAACTTGAGGTGCAGGGCATCGCTGATGGCGACGTGGCAGCCGGCGTGAAGGGTTTCGATCCCATCGCCAACAACCAACTGGAACAGATCGAGATCGAGCGTGGTCAGGCCGATCCGGCCTATAAGCTCCGCCTGAAGCACAACCTTGCCGCCGTGGGCGAGGAAAAGCGTCGCGGCCCGCGCTACACCCCCCTGTCCAAGCGTCAGGATCGCCCAGCGGCGATCCTTTGGCTGGTGAAGTTCCACCCGGAATTGTCGGATGGTGCCATCGGCAAACTGGTCGGCACGACGAAGCCGACCATCCAGTCGATCCGGGAACGGACCCATTGGAACATCAACAACATCACGCCCATCGACCCCGTTGCCCTTGGCCTGTGCCGTCAGACCGAACTGGATACCGCGGTGCAGCAGGCGGCCCGCCGCAAGGCTTCCGAGGGGTCTGTCATGTCGGATGACGAACGGCGGAAACTGGTGTCGACCGAACAATCGCTTGGCATGTCGGACGATCCCAAGATGCCCACCGGCCTTGAAGGCCTTGCCGCCTTCACCCGCCGCGAAGAGGAAGAAAAGCCCGCCGATTTCTCGGATGCCGAAAGCTTCTTCAATCTGCCGCAATCGGATGACGATGACGAGGATGAGGAAGACGATACCCGCCGCCGCTGA
- the recR gene encoding recombination mediator RecR translates to MGNGGETPREIEALIDLMARLPGLGPRSARRAVLVLLKRRGALMAPLAQAMAQVAASARDCRVCGNIGTADLCPICADDRRATGEICVVEDVADLWALERAGVFRGRYHVLGGTLSALDAVGPEELRIPALIDRVAAEGAREVILALNATVDGQTTAHYIADALAGLEVTVTSLAQGVPIGGELDYLDDGTLGAALRARKSF, encoded by the coding sequence ATGGGCAACGGGGGCGAGACCCCGCGCGAGATCGAGGCGTTGATCGACCTAATGGCGCGTCTGCCGGGGCTTGGGCCGCGTTCCGCCCGCCGCGCGGTTTTGGTTTTGTTGAAACGCCGGGGGGCGTTGATGGCACCCTTGGCACAGGCCATGGCACAGGTCGCGGCCTCGGCCCGCGATTGCCGGGTCTGCGGCAATATCGGGACTGCGGACCTGTGCCCCATCTGCGCCGATGACCGCCGTGCCACGGGCGAGATTTGCGTGGTGGAGGATGTGGCGGACCTCTGGGCGCTGGAACGCGCCGGTGTGTTCCGCGGGCGCTATCACGTTCTGGGAGGCACACTTTCCGCGCTGGATGCCGTAGGGCCAGAGGAATTGCGCATCCCCGCCCTGATCGACCGGGTGGCGGCTGAGGGCGCGCGCGAAGTGATCCTTGCGCTGAACGCAACGGTGGATGGGCAGACAACGGCCCATTACATCGCCGATGCTCTGGCCGGACTTGAGGTGACAGTCACCTCCCTCGCCCAAGGCGTGCCGATTGGTGGTGAGTTGGATTACCTTGACGACGGCACGTTGGGCGCGGCGCTGCGGGCGCGGAAGTCTTTCTAA
- a CDS encoding YbaB/EbfC family nucleoid-associated protein has product MLKGLGGLGGLGDMAKMMKAAQEMQAKMAEMQEQMASTVVVGESGAGLVKVRATAKGEVTGLDIDPSILVASEKEVVEDLIIAAIKDAQVRGQNRMAEEMRRMTEALGLPADMKLPF; this is encoded by the coding sequence ATGCTGAAGGGATTGGGCGGTCTGGGCGGACTGGGCGACATGGCCAAGATGATGAAGGCCGCGCAGGAGATGCAGGCCAAGATGGCCGAGATGCAGGAGCAGATGGCATCGACCGTCGTGGTGGGTGAATCGGGCGCGGGCCTTGTGAAAGTACGGGCAACGGCCAAGGGCGAGGTGACGGGGCTGGATATCGACCCGTCGATCCTTGTCGCCTCGGAAAAAGAGGTGGTGGAGGACTTGATCATCGCCGCCATCAAAGACGCGCAGGTCAGGGGCCAGAACCGCATGGCCGAAGAGATGCGCCGGATGACCGAGGCGCTTGGCCTGCCCGCCGATATGAAACTGCCTTTCTAA
- a CDS encoding DNA polymerase III subunit gamma/tau, translating to MTETADKAYRVLARKYRPETFADLVGQEAMVRTLRNAFAADRIAHAFIMTGIRGTGKTTTARIIAKGLNCIGPDGTGGPTTDPCGKCDPCRAIAEGRHVDVMEMDAASRTGVGDIREIIDSVHYRAASARYKIYIIDEVHMLSNSAFNALLKTLEEPPAHVKFIFATTEIRKVPVTVLSRCQRFDLRRIEPEVMMALLRRIATAEGAQITDGALALITRAAEGSARDATSMLDQAIANGMGEVTADQVRAMLGLADRGRVLDLFDLVVTGDAGGALAELAAQYADGADPMAVLRDLAEITHWLSVVKVTPAAAEDPTTPPDEAARGLDMSGKLPMRVLTRLWQMLLKALEEVAAAPNAMMAAEMAVIRMTHVADLPDPETLIRKLSEAPAPGPMPGGAPAGGGGGGRMMHAPAMRMAPASPTRGPVMQGGQALAVAEGTLQVYVSFDQVVELIREKRDMKLLYEVEQGLRLVRYSPGRIEFQPTPEAPPDLAAQLGARLQMWTGARWGVSVVNEGGAPTIAETRDETRRMAEAEAMQNPLVQAVLAAFPGAKIADIRTPEAMAAAAEAAALPEVEDEWDPFEDG from the coding sequence ATGACCGAAACCGCAGACAAAGCCTATCGCGTTCTGGCGCGGAAATACCGCCCCGAAACCTTTGCCGATCTGGTCGGCCAAGAGGCGATGGTGCGCACGCTACGCAACGCCTTTGCCGCGGACCGGATCGCGCATGCCTTCATTATGACGGGCATCCGTGGAACCGGGAAGACGACGACGGCACGGATCATCGCCAAGGGTCTGAATTGCATTGGCCCGGACGGGACGGGGGGGCCGACGACGGACCCCTGCGGGAAATGCGACCCCTGCCGTGCCATCGCGGAAGGCCGGCATGTCGACGTGATGGAAATGGACGCCGCCAGCCGGACCGGCGTGGGCGATATCCGCGAGATCATCGACTCTGTGCATTACCGGGCGGCTTCGGCGCGCTACAAGATTTACATCATCGACGAGGTTCACATGCTGTCGAACAGCGCGTTCAACGCGCTGCTCAAGACGCTGGAGGAACCGCCTGCCCATGTGAAATTCATCTTCGCCACGACGGAAATCCGCAAGGTGCCCGTCACCGTATTGTCGCGCTGCCAGCGGTTCGATCTGCGACGGATCGAACCTGAGGTGATGATGGCGCTCTTGCGTCGGATCGCGACGGCGGAAGGGGCACAGATTACCGACGGGGCGCTCGCGCTCATTACCCGCGCGGCGGAAGGGTCGGCGCGGGATGCGACCTCCATGCTGGACCAAGCCATCGCCAATGGCATGGGCGAGGTGACCGCCGATCAGGTGCGCGCCATGCTGGGGCTGGCCGATCGTGGGCGGGTGCTGGACCTGTTTGATCTGGTCGTCACAGGGGATGCGGGCGGGGCGCTGGCTGAACTTGCGGCGCAATATGCCGACGGAGCCGATCCGATGGCCGTGCTGCGCGATCTGGCCGAGATCACGCATTGGCTTTCGGTGGTGAAGGTGACACCTGCCGCCGCCGAGGACCCGACCACCCCGCCGGATGAGGCTGCGCGGGGGCTGGACATGTCCGGAAAGCTGCCGATGCGGGTGCTGACGCGGCTGTGGCAGATGCTGCTAAAGGCGCTGGAAGAGGTGGCGGCGGCCCCCAATGCGATGATGGCCGCCGAGATGGCCGTCATCCGCATGACCCATGTGGCCGACCTGCCCGATCCTGAAACCCTAATCCGCAAGTTGAGCGAGGCCCCTGCCCCCGGCCCGATGCCGGGCGGTGCGCCTGCGGGCGGCGGGGGCGGCGGGCGCATGATGCATGCGCCGGCGATGCGTATGGCCCCGGCCAGCCCCACACGCGGACCCGTGATGCAAGGCGGGCAGGCGCTGGCCGTCGCGGAAGGGACGCTTCAGGTCTATGTCAGCTTTGATCAGGTGGTGGAACTGATCCGCGAAAAGCGGGACATGAAACTGCTTTACGAGGTGGAGCAAGGCCTGCGCCTTGTTCGATATTCCCCCGGCCGGATCGAGTTCCAACCAACGCCCGAGGCGCCGCCAGACCTTGCCGCGCAGCTGGGCGCACGATTGCAGATGTGGACGGGCGCGCGCTGGGGCGTTTCGGTGGTGAATGAGGGGGGCGCGCCCACCATCGCGGAAACCCGCGACGAGACGCGGCGTATGGCTGAGGCTGAGGCGATGCAGAATCCGCTGGTGCAGGCCGTGCTGGCCGCCTTTCCGGGTGCGAAGATCGCCGATATCCGCACGCCAGAGGCGATGGCTGCGGCGGCCGAAGCGGCAGCCCTGCCGGAAGTCGAGGATGAATGGGACCCGTTCGAGGATGGCTGA
- a CDS encoding MurR/RpiR family transcriptional regulator: MAGREKQSLRNRLGPVCYDRRLTFALFAVNTVMHDSSPPDSPLAARLRAFQDGMTRSEARIAQWLILNETGLAVETGASIAAKTGVSEITVSRFLRRIGFRGIAELKAEIGSPAASLHIHAADRYMRLLEGELGTLLRRDADAILGLGAQIGRPEWAEAIGALFRADEVFVTGFQTVRGLAEDFARRLSIVRGSVRFMAAHDGGLVEWVPSDRRAQEKRALILVDMVPYAREAEVVVRTARRLGIEVVVITDELNTWARAHTPYVFHAATKVGAFLESTGPLATLLNLVTHAVAAEDPDKARRRVGDWPSVLRELGLY; encoded by the coding sequence ATGGCGGGGCGCGAGAAACAGTCTTTGCGCAACCGACTCGGACCTGTATGTTATGACAGAAGGCTAACATTCGCATTATTTGCTGTAAACACTGTCATGCATGACTCCTCCCCCCCGGACTCGCCCCTTGCCGCAAGATTGCGCGCCTTTCAGGACGGAATGACCAGATCCGAGGCACGGATTGCACAATGGCTCATCCTAAACGAGACGGGGTTGGCCGTAGAGACGGGAGCATCCATCGCCGCCAAGACCGGGGTGAGCGAGATCACCGTCAGCCGTTTCCTACGGCGGATCGGGTTTCGCGGCATCGCCGAGTTGAAGGCCGAGATCGGATCGCCCGCCGCTAGCCTGCATATCCATGCAGCCGATCGCTATATGCGGCTGTTGGAGGGGGAATTGGGCACCCTTTTGCGCCGGGATGCTGATGCCATCCTTGGCCTTGGCGCGCAGATCGGGCGGCCCGAATGGGCCGAGGCCATCGGGGCGCTGTTCCGCGCGGATGAAGTGTTCGTGACGGGGTTCCAGACGGTGCGCGGTCTGGCAGAAGATTTCGCCCGTCGCCTATCTATCGTGCGGGGATCGGTGCGGTTCATGGCAGCGCATGATGGCGGTCTAGTGGAATGGGTGCCGTCGGACCGCCGCGCGCAGGAAAAGCGGGCGCTGATCCTTGTGGACATGGTGCCGTATGCGCGCGAGGCCGAAGTGGTGGTGCGCACCGCAAGACGGCTGGGGATCGAGGTGGTGGTGATCACAGACGAGTTGAACACATGGGCGCGGGCGCATACGCCCTATGTGTTCCACGCTGCGACCAAGGTGGGGGCCTTTCTGGAAAGCACGGGGCCGCTGGCTACGCTGTTGAACCTTGTCACCCATGCAGTGGCGGCAGAGGACCCTGACAAGGCGCGGCGCAGGGTGGGCGACTGGCCTTCGGTGCTGCGCGAGTTGGGGCTCTACTGA
- a CDS encoding polyamine ABC transporter substrate-binding protein — translation MKTQAVGFALSFTLMAGAAAAEGTLSLYNWGDYINPDVLTKFTEETGIAVTLDTYSSNEEMLAKIQAGATGYDIVFPSVHMNDIMLKLGLLEKTGINAHPDFKNIDPAFLRAKEDPASEYCLPYAWGTVGVFYNEAVTGPVATWEDFFAIPEKSGGKITLLDDMREVLAIGLMVNGKSVNSAEPADVQAATDYILSNKAAVSAFTYDSMAMLSSGDIAAAHFFVGGNVFFTETPDIKYVIPAEGATMYQENICVLASAPNKENAKKFLEFYLRPEIAALNVAQQFNGTPNIPANDLTPDFIKANPNINVQGDTMARLQIFEDIGAALRVYDRAWNTVRTAQ, via the coding sequence ATGAAAACGCAAGCTGTGGGCTTTGCCCTGTCCTTCACCTTGATGGCGGGTGCCGCCGCTGCCGAGGGGACATTGTCGCTGTATAATTGGGGCGATTACATCAACCCCGATGTCCTGACGAAATTCACCGAGGAAACGGGGATTGCCGTCACGTTGGACACCTATTCTTCGAACGAAGAGATGCTGGCCAAGATTCAGGCGGGGGCGACGGGATATGACATCGTCTTTCCGTCGGTCCATATGAATGACATCATGCTGAAACTGGGCCTTCTGGAAAAGACGGGCATCAACGCGCATCCCGATTTCAAGAATATCGATCCGGCCTTCCTGCGCGCCAAGGAAGACCCCGCCAGCGAATATTGCCTGCCCTATGCATGGGGGACGGTGGGGGTGTTCTATAACGAGGCTGTTACCGGGCCAGTGGCGACTTGGGAGGATTTCTTCGCTATTCCCGAAAAATCGGGCGGAAAGATCACGCTTCTGGATGACATGCGCGAGGTGCTGGCCATCGGCCTGATGGTGAATGGCAAATCGGTCAACAGTGCCGAACCTGCCGATGTGCAGGCGGCGACTGATTACATCCTGTCCAACAAGGCCGCCGTGTCGGCGTTCACCTATGATTCCATGGCAATGCTGTCTTCGGGCGATATCGCGGCGGCGCATTTCTTTGTGGGCGGCAACGTCTTTTTCACCGAAACGCCGGACATCAAATATGTCATCCCGGCCGAAGGCGCGACGATGTATCAGGAAAACATCTGCGTTCTGGCCAGCGCTCCGAACAAAGAAAACGCCAAGAAATTCCTTGAATTCTACCTGCGCCCGGAAATTGCCGCGCTGAACGTCGCGCAGCAGTTCAATGGGACGCCAAACATCCCCGCCAATGACCTCACGCCGGATTTCATCAAGGCCAATCCGAATATCAACGTGCAGGGTGACACGATGGCCCGGTTGCAGATCTTCGAAGATATCGGCGCGGCGCTCCGCGTCTATGACCGGGCGTGGAATACTGTCCGCACGGCGCAATAA